ATCCGACGCGACCTTGTTGAGGATCACGCCCCCGACCCGCACCTCCGGATCCCACGACACGAACCCGTGCACGAGCGCCGCCACGGACCGGGACTGCGAAGACGCGTCGACGACGAGCACCACCGGCGCCCGCAGCAACTTGGCCACCTGGGCCGTGGACGCGAGCTCCCCCTCGCCCGCGGCCCCGTCGTACAGCCCCATCACGCCCTCGACCACGGCGATGTCGCATCCCCGCGCCCCGTACACGAACAGCGGTCCCACCAACTCGGGCCCGCACATGTACGCGTCGAGGTTCCGCCCCACCCGCCCGGTGGCGAGCGCGTGATACCCGGGGTCGATGTAGTCCGGCCCCACCTTGTGCGGGGACACGGCGAGCCCCCGCGCGGCGAACGCGGCCATCAACCCCGTGGCAACGGTGGTCTTGCCGCTGCCCGAGGAGGGCGCGGCGACGACCAGCCGGGGCACGGACCCGGACGACACGGAGGCGGACGCGGACGTCACCACTCGATTCCCCGCTGCCCCTTCTGCCCGGTGTCCATCGGATGCTTGACCTTGGACATGTCGGTCACCAGATCCGCGAACTCCACCAGCTTCTCCGGGGCGTTGCGCCCGGTGATCACCACATGCTGGTTCCCGGGCCGGTCCCGCAACACGGCGACGACCTCGTCGACGTCGACCCATCCCCAGTGCATGGGATAGGCGAACTCGTCCAGCACGTACAGCTTGTACGTCTCGGCGGCGAGATCCCGCTTGACCTGCTCCCAGCCCTCCCGGGCCTTCTCCTCGTTGTCGAGCTGCTCGTCGCGCTGGACCCAGGACCAGCCCTCGCCCATCTTGTGCCAGTCGACTGTCCCGCCCTCGCCGCTGGCCCCCAGCACCCGCAGCGCGTTCTCTTCCCCCACCTTCCACTTCGCCGACTTGACGAACTGGAACACCCCGATGGGCCACCCCTGGTTCCAGGCGCGCAGAGCGAGCCCGAAAGCGGCGGTCGACTTGCCCTTCCCGATCCCCGTGTGCACGACGACGAGCGGCCGGTTACGCCGCTGCCTGGTCGTCAGTCCGTCGTCCGGTACGACACTCGGCTGTCCCTGCGGCATTACGCGGCCCTCCTCGAAGTCCCCTGCACATCCCTCACCAGACCGGCGATGGAGTCCGCCCGCAACTCGTCGAGCGTCACGGCCGTACCTCCCAGCTCACCCGCGAGCTGCCCGGCGAGTCCCAGCCGTACCGGCCCGGACTCGCAGTCGACGACCACGGAGGCGATCCCCTCGGCGGCGAACAGGCGAGCCGCCCGCCCGGCCTGCGCGACGGGCTCCGGACCACCCGTGGCCCGCCCGTCGGTCACGACCACCACCAGCGCCCGCCGGGCCGGATCCCGCATCCGCTCGACCCGGAGCACGTCGTGCGCCTTCAGCAGCCCCGCCGCGATCGGCGTACGCCCTCCGGTCGGCAGCGACTCCAGCCGGACGGCCGCCGCGTCCACGGACGAGGTCGGCGGCAGAGCGACATCGGCCGCCGCCCCGCGGAACGTCACGAGCCCCACCTTGTCCCGCCGCTGATAGGCGTCGAGCAGGAGCGACAGCACAGCGCCCTTGACGGCACTCATCCGCTGCCGGGCCGCCATCGACCCCGAGGCGTCGACGACGAACAGCACGAGATTCCCCTCGCGCCCCTCCCGCGTCGCCTGCCGCAGATCGTCCCGCCGCACCACCAGCCCGCGCCCGACCCGTCCCCGCGCCAGCTGGTGCGGCGCGGCGGCCTGCACGGTGGCCGCCAGGTGCAGCTTGGTGAGCGCCCCCTGAGGCCGCCGGGACCCCGTGGTCCGCCCCCGCTCGGTCCGCGCCCGCGACCGCCGCCCGGCAGCACCCTCACCCACACCGGGCACGCTCAGCACCTTGGTACGGAAGGGCTCACCGGCCCGTACGGGCTGCTGC
The DNA window shown above is from Streptomyces sp. NBC_01451 and carries:
- the cobO gene encoding cob(I)yrinic acid a,c-diamide adenosyltransferase, encoding MPQGQPSVVPDDGLTTRQRRNRPLVVVHTGIGKGKSTAAFGLALRAWNQGWPIGVFQFVKSAKWKVGEENALRVLGASGEGGTVDWHKMGEGWSWVQRDEQLDNEEKAREGWEQVKRDLAAETYKLYVLDEFAYPMHWGWVDVDEVVAVLRDRPGNQHVVITGRNAPEKLVEFADLVTDMSKVKHPMDTGQKGQRGIEW